From the Solanum pennellii chromosome 4, SPENNV200 genome, one window contains:
- the LOC107015693 gene encoding RNA-binding protein 2 isoform X2, producing MGDAYWNRQPQLPQSAGLLKRPRTEYDIPQSGMPSAHEVHHYLGRNDDREGPRVVDTQSFGSAYDRGVPRVVDTESIGSAYDRYLQSSQLSSLPVGEANNNYKGVGLVRAGGGGIPTLPVRDPLPSARGPELAPNGRAMVFSGQLPVEPMPRPRETLSLPPDASNTLYIEGLPSDSSRREVAHIFRPFVGYKEVRLVRKESKHRGGDPIILCFVDFVDPACAATALSALQGYKMDEHDHDSAYLRLQFSKFPGPRSGGSGSRGKR from the exons atgggGGATGCTTATTGGAATCGTCAACCGCAGCTTCCTCAATCTGCTGGATTGCTCAAACGACCTCGAACTGAATATG ATATTCCACAATCTGGGATGCCATCAGCTCATGAAGTGCATCATTACTTAGGAAGGAATGATGATCGTGAAGGACCTCGAGTAGTGGACACACAATCATTCGGATCAGCATATGATCGTGGTGTACCTCGAGTAGTGGACACAGAGTCAATAGGATCAGCATATGATCGTTATCTCCAAAGTTCG CAACTTTCTTCTCTTCCAGTCGGAGAAGCTAATAACAACTACAAGGGGGTTGGATTAGTTAGAGCAGGTGGTGGTGGTATACCTACCCTTCCTGTTCGTGATCCGCTTCCATCAGCTCGTGGGCCAGAACTAGCACCAAATGGAAGAGCTATGGTATTTAGTGGCCAACTGCCAGTTGAACCTATGCCGAGGCCTCGTGAAACGCTATCTCTCCCTCCTGATGCTTCTAACACCCTCTACATAGAAGGACTTCCTTCAGACAGCTCCAGGAGAGAAGTAGCCC ACATTTTTCGTCCTTTTGTGGGCTACAAAGAAGTCAGACTTGTTAGAAAGGAATCAAAACAT CGTGGTGGAGATCCTATTATCCTTTGCTTTGTGGATTTCGTAGATCCAGCGTGTGCAGCTACTGCTTTAAGTGCATTGCAAG GTTATAAAATGGATGAACATGACCATGATTCTGCCTATTTGAGGTTGCAGTTCTCAAAGTTTCCTGGTCCGAGGTCTGGTGGCTCGGGCAGTCGTGGGAAACGATAA
- the LOC107015693 gene encoding RNA-binding protein 2 isoform X1 has protein sequence MGDAYWNRQPQLPQSAGLLKRPRTEYVPDIPQSGMPSAHEVHHYLGRNDDREGPRVVDTQSFGSAYDRGVPRVVDTESIGSAYDRYLQSSQLSSLPVGEANNNYKGVGLVRAGGGGIPTLPVRDPLPSARGPELAPNGRAMVFSGQLPVEPMPRPRETLSLPPDASNTLYIEGLPSDSSRREVAHIFRPFVGYKEVRLVRKESKHRGGDPIILCFVDFVDPACAATALSALQGYKMDEHDHDSAYLRLQFSKFPGPRSGGSGSRGKR, from the exons atgggGGATGCTTATTGGAATCGTCAACCGCAGCTTCCTCAATCTGCTGGATTGCTCAAACGACCTCGAACTGAATATG TACCAGATATTCCACAATCTGGGATGCCATCAGCTCATGAAGTGCATCATTACTTAGGAAGGAATGATGATCGTGAAGGACCTCGAGTAGTGGACACACAATCATTCGGATCAGCATATGATCGTGGTGTACCTCGAGTAGTGGACACAGAGTCAATAGGATCAGCATATGATCGTTATCTCCAAAGTTCG CAACTTTCTTCTCTTCCAGTCGGAGAAGCTAATAACAACTACAAGGGGGTTGGATTAGTTAGAGCAGGTGGTGGTGGTATACCTACCCTTCCTGTTCGTGATCCGCTTCCATCAGCTCGTGGGCCAGAACTAGCACCAAATGGAAGAGCTATGGTATTTAGTGGCCAACTGCCAGTTGAACCTATGCCGAGGCCTCGTGAAACGCTATCTCTCCCTCCTGATGCTTCTAACACCCTCTACATAGAAGGACTTCCTTCAGACAGCTCCAGGAGAGAAGTAGCCC ACATTTTTCGTCCTTTTGTGGGCTACAAAGAAGTCAGACTTGTTAGAAAGGAATCAAAACAT CGTGGTGGAGATCCTATTATCCTTTGCTTTGTGGATTTCGTAGATCCAGCGTGTGCAGCTACTGCTTTAAGTGCATTGCAAG GTTATAAAATGGATGAACATGACCATGATTCTGCCTATTTGAGGTTGCAGTTCTCAAAGTTTCCTGGTCCGAGGTCTGGTGGCTCGGGCAGTCGTGGGAAACGATAA